A genome region from Mycobacterium florentinum includes the following:
- a CDS encoding sugar epimerase family protein, whose protein sequence is MRIAVTGASGVLGRGLTARLLSQGHDVVGIARHRPESWPSAADFIEADIRDAGAVTRGVAGADVIAHLAWARCPGPHERIGHEVNVGGTLNVLQAMAETGSRRIVFASSAHVYGRADTRRTELEPMVPVLTDGVHQARVEDLLDATDAEWVAVRSALIVGRNVDNWVRRLFALPVFPDGSADRRMQVVHLDDALRLFGQAILDTEIASGPVNLAAAGEQTFRQIAAGLGRRLVRFSGPLTSSRRRGELELVRTAPLMDTSRLREQWGFQPAWDCAESIEDFAQAVRGRVTVGNRIVALPWRLANIPDLPAVDAAADDGVTPRLAGPQGDNGEFDTPIDPRFPTFLATNLSEALPGPFSPASASATVRGLRAGGVTIAGRLRPGGMVQREIAMRTVAVFAHRLYGAITSAHFMAETVPFAKPSMIVSNSGFFGPSMASLPIFGEQRPAEISWARKQLRNGRNIGVFGVNLVGLSSGATRDTEDFIADVDRLERLTDEVTQLDDRRLASLIALARDHVVHGWVLASASFMLCAAFNVLLRGLCGRDTFGPAGPELVSARSVEAMQRLVIAAQRDPNVARILNEPGERLDKLAVDAPEFHAAVLAELALIGHRGPAELEMLSTSYADDPELLVRMVAKAMSAPGSSQPLYPRVPLRAKPVALLAARQLRDREARRDKVVRANWVLRDLLREYGRRMVGAGIFHSIDDVFYLLVDELDALPTDVAGLVARRRAEHRRLVTVAPPTVFSGSWQPITASSPALTSGGTLRGVGVSGGRVRGRVRIVRPETIDDLLPGEILVAAVTDVGYTAAFCYAAAVVTELGGPMSHAAVVAREFGFPCVVDVEGATKALPSGALIEVDGTTGEIQVL, encoded by the coding sequence GTGAGAATCGCGGTCACCGGCGCCAGCGGTGTGCTCGGCCGCGGTCTCACCGCCCGATTGCTCAGCCAGGGTCACGACGTCGTCGGGATTGCCCGGCACCGGCCGGAAAGCTGGCCGAGTGCCGCAGATTTCATCGAGGCCGATATCCGGGACGCGGGCGCGGTCACCCGCGGCGTTGCCGGCGCGGACGTCATCGCGCATCTCGCGTGGGCACGCTGTCCCGGACCTCACGAACGTATCGGCCACGAGGTGAATGTCGGTGGCACGCTCAACGTTCTGCAGGCGATGGCCGAGACCGGTTCCCGGCGAATCGTTTTCGCGTCATCCGCACACGTCTATGGCCGCGCCGACACGCGAAGAACCGAACTTGAACCGATGGTTCCGGTGCTGACCGACGGCGTACACCAGGCCCGCGTCGAGGACCTGCTCGACGCAACGGACGCCGAATGGGTCGCGGTCCGCTCTGCGCTCATCGTCGGACGCAATGTCGACAATTGGGTGCGCCGACTGTTCGCGCTGCCGGTGTTTCCCGACGGGTCCGCCGACCGCCGCATGCAGGTCGTGCACCTCGACGATGCGCTGCGGTTGTTCGGCCAAGCCATTCTGGATACCGAAATCGCCAGCGGCCCGGTCAATCTGGCTGCCGCCGGCGAGCAGACGTTTCGTCAGATCGCGGCCGGGCTGGGGCGCCGGCTGGTGCGGTTCAGCGGCCCGTTGACGTCTTCGCGGCGACGCGGCGAACTGGAGCTGGTCCGAACTGCCCCGCTGATGGATACCTCGCGGTTGCGTGAGCAGTGGGGATTCCAGCCGGCCTGGGATTGCGCCGAATCCATTGAGGACTTCGCGCAGGCGGTACGCGGCCGCGTTACGGTGGGCAACCGGATCGTGGCGTTGCCGTGGCGGCTTGCCAACATTCCCGACCTGCCCGCCGTCGATGCGGCGGCAGACGACGGTGTGACACCCAGATTGGCTGGCCCGCAGGGAGATAACGGGGAGTTCGACACCCCGATCGACCCGCGTTTTCCCACTTTCCTGGCCACCAACCTGTCCGAAGCGTTACCGGGACCGTTTTCGCCCGCCTCGGCATCGGCCACCGTACGCGGATTGCGTGCCGGCGGCGTGACGATCGCCGGGCGACTGCGGCCGGGTGGAATGGTGCAGCGCGAAATCGCCATGCGCACCGTGGCGGTGTTCGCGCATCGGCTGTACGGGGCGATCACCTCGGCGCACTTCATGGCCGAGACCGTGCCGTTCGCCAAGCCGTCGATGATCGTCAGCAACAGCGGCTTCTTCGGCCCCAGCATGGCCTCGCTGCCGATCTTCGGCGAACAGCGTCCTGCCGAAATCAGCTGGGCCCGAAAGCAACTGCGCAACGGCCGCAACATCGGCGTGTTCGGTGTCAATCTGGTGGGCTTGAGCTCGGGCGCCACGCGCGACACCGAAGACTTCATCGCCGATGTCGACCGGCTGGAACGGCTGACCGACGAAGTCACCCAGCTCGACGACCGCCGGCTGGCCAGCCTGATCGCGCTGGCACGCGACCACGTCGTGCATGGGTGGGTGCTCGCCTCCGCGTCGTTCATGCTCTGCGCCGCGTTCAATGTGCTGCTGCGCGGCTTGTGCGGGCGAGACACCTTCGGGCCGGCGGGACCGGAACTGGTCAGTGCTCGTTCGGTCGAGGCCATGCAGCGACTGGTGATTGCGGCACAGCGGGATCCGAACGTGGCTCGGATACTGAACGAACCGGGGGAGCGGTTGGACAAGTTGGCCGTCGATGCGCCGGAGTTTCATGCCGCGGTGCTGGCCGAGCTGGCGTTGATCGGGCACCGTGGCCCGGCGGAGCTGGAGATGCTGTCGACCAGCTACGCGGACGACCCCGAGCTGCTGGTCCGGATGGTGGCCAAAGCGATGAGCGCGCCCGGCTCGTCACAGCCGCTGTATCCGCGGGTTCCATTGCGGGCCAAACCGGTAGCACTACTGGCCGCACGCCAACTCCGTGATCGCGAAGCCCGTCGCGACAAGGTGGTGCGGGCCAACTGGGTGCTGCGCGATCTGCTGCGGGAGTACGGGCGCAGGATGGTCGGCGCCGGGATCTTTCACTCCATCGATGACGTGTTCTACCTGTTGGTCGACGAGCTCGACGCTTTGCCCACCGACGTCGCGGGTTTGGTGGCACGGCGACGGGCCGAGCATCGCAGACTGGTCACCGTCGCTCCTCCGACCGTGTTCAGCGGCAGCTGGCAGCCCATCACGGCGTCCTCGCCGGCCCTGACCAGCGGCGGGACCTTACGCGGTGTCGGCGTGTCCGGGGGACGGGTGCGTGGCCGGGTTCGGATCGTGCGGCCCGAAACCATCGATGACCTGCTGCCCGGCGAAATCCTGGTCGCGGCCGTCACCGACGTCGGCTACACCGCGGCATTCTGTTATGCCGCGGCCGTCGTGACCGAGCTCGGCGGACCGATGTCGCATGCAGCGGTGGTGGCCCGCGAATTCGGTTTCCCTTGTGTGGTGGACGTCGAGGGAGCCACCAAGGCGTTGCCGTCGGGCGCTCTGATCGAGGTCGACGGAACCACCGGCGAAATTCAGGTGCTCTGA
- a CDS encoding cytochrome P450 — protein MSIERERGMTEGIPVLDLTDLPMSFDRGAGWAALRDAGPVVLSDGWYALTRRADVLAALRNPSVFSSKKAFEVVGSPLPLVPAAFDPPEHTRFRRILQPFFSPHALAAILPSIQAQAIDIIDSIAQHGECEVMSELATPYPSQVFLTLFGLPLRDRERLIRWKDAIIELSIPNAAGKSPDLTPALELFAYLTEAVAEHRQHPGDDVLSAVLVGEDALTDDEGLGMAFFFVLAGLDTVTSAIGAAMLELARRPDLRTRLCENPETIAVFVEEIVRLESSAPVVPRVTTEDVTIAGITLPAGSRVRLCLGAINRDGSDATSGDDLVLDGRVHKHWGFGGGPHRCVGSHLARMEMNVVVTEWLKRIPDFELAPGYRPEIIWPSPTSTLPRLPLKNLAQST, from the coding sequence ATGAGCATCGAAAGGGAACGAGGCATGACCGAGGGTATCCCGGTACTCGACTTGACCGATCTGCCGATGTCGTTCGACCGGGGTGCCGGCTGGGCCGCATTGCGGGATGCCGGCCCCGTGGTGCTCAGTGACGGCTGGTACGCCCTGACCCGCCGCGCTGATGTGCTTGCGGCACTGCGTAATCCGAGCGTGTTTTCGTCCAAGAAAGCATTCGAGGTGGTCGGCAGTCCGCTGCCGCTGGTGCCGGCGGCCTTCGATCCCCCCGAGCACACCCGGTTTCGGCGGATTCTGCAGCCGTTCTTCAGCCCGCACGCGCTCGCCGCGATCCTGCCGTCGATTCAGGCCCAAGCCATCGACATCATCGACTCGATCGCGCAACACGGCGAGTGCGAGGTGATGTCCGAGCTGGCGACTCCCTATCCGTCGCAGGTATTTCTGACGTTGTTCGGCCTGCCGCTGCGGGATCGCGAACGACTGATTCGGTGGAAGGACGCCATCATCGAACTGAGCATTCCGAATGCCGCCGGCAAATCCCCTGACCTGACACCAGCCTTGGAGCTGTTCGCCTACCTCACCGAGGCGGTCGCCGAGCATCGGCAGCATCCGGGCGACGACGTGCTGTCTGCGGTGCTGGTGGGCGAGGACGCGCTGACCGACGACGAGGGGCTCGGAATGGCCTTCTTCTTTGTGCTGGCGGGTCTGGACACCGTCACGTCGGCCATCGGTGCGGCCATGCTCGAATTGGCACGCCGTCCCGACCTGCGCACCCGGCTTTGCGAAAATCCGGAGACCATCGCTGTTTTCGTCGAGGAGATCGTCCGCTTGGAATCGTCGGCCCCGGTCGTCCCCCGGGTGACGACCGAGGACGTCACCATCGCCGGCATCACCTTGCCGGCGGGTTCTCGGGTGCGGCTGTGCCTGGGCGCGATCAACCGGGACGGCAGCGACGCGACATCCGGTGATGACCTGGTGCTCGATGGCCGGGTGCACAAGCACTGGGGCTTCGGTGGCGGTCCGCACCGCTGCGTCGGCTCTCACCTGGCGCGAATGGAGATGAACGTCGTCGTGACCGAATGGCTCAAGCGCATACCCGATTTCGAGCTCGCACCGGGGTACCGGCCCGAGATCATCTGGCCGTCCCCGACCAGCACGTTACCGCGGCTGCCGTTGAAGAACCTGGCTCAGAGCACCTGA
- a CDS encoding cytochrome P450 — protein MTATTGAPSIFEAGLPALEYDVTESPHAVRDRIRAAQRRAPIAIGPFGPEVLSYDLARNILRDTRFIIPPGLHLSAQGVTSGPLWDRVVGSIICAEGAEHHRLRSLVSRAFTPRAIARLDETIGEVITELIDKVAPAGRCDVVTDIARHYPIPIICALLGAPRADWTHFDRWAEEIFKMVNFSVNLVDEMPAVLRGWAELDAYVDEMVADRRQNLTDDLLSNLIRAEDDGDRLNADELRLTVAGLLLAGTDTTRNQLAASMQVLVDHPEQWALLRDQPELATSAVEESMRHSPAVCNTVRTVNEDVELGGYSFPGGTYIFVNSFAANRDPDIYPDPDRFDITRKDAPAVLTFGGGVHYCLGANLARLELAEGLKILARRIPDARRAGPAPWKPMLGMSGPTSLPIEFGSRR, from the coding sequence ATGACCGCCACCACCGGTGCGCCCAGCATCTTCGAGGCAGGACTTCCCGCGCTTGAGTACGACGTCACCGAATCGCCGCACGCGGTCCGCGATCGGATTCGGGCGGCACAGCGGCGGGCGCCGATCGCCATCGGACCGTTCGGTCCCGAAGTGCTCTCCTACGATCTCGCCCGAAACATTCTGCGCGACACCCGATTCATCATCCCCCCGGGGCTTCATCTCAGCGCACAAGGCGTGACATCGGGACCACTCTGGGACCGGGTCGTCGGAAGCATCATCTGCGCCGAAGGCGCCGAACACCATCGGCTGCGAAGCCTGGTATCGCGGGCATTCACGCCGCGGGCCATTGCACGTCTGGACGAAACCATCGGCGAAGTGATCACCGAGCTGATCGACAAGGTTGCCCCCGCGGGCCGCTGCGACGTCGTCACCGACATCGCCCGGCACTACCCCATTCCGATCATCTGCGCTCTTCTTGGTGCCCCGCGCGCGGATTGGACGCACTTTGACCGATGGGCCGAAGAGATCTTCAAGATGGTCAACTTCTCGGTCAATCTTGTCGACGAAATGCCGGCCGTCCTTCGGGGCTGGGCCGAACTGGATGCGTATGTCGATGAGATGGTCGCCGACCGCCGACAGAATTTGACCGACGACCTGCTCTCCAATCTCATTCGAGCCGAGGACGACGGCGACCGGCTCAACGCCGACGAACTGCGGTTGACGGTGGCCGGTTTACTGCTCGCCGGAACGGATACCACCCGCAATCAGTTGGCCGCGTCCATGCAGGTGCTGGTCGACCACCCGGAGCAATGGGCCTTGTTGCGTGATCAGCCGGAACTGGCCACCTCGGCGGTCGAGGAAAGCATGCGGCACTCCCCCGCCGTCTGCAACACCGTCCGCACCGTGAACGAGGATGTCGAGTTGGGCGGCTACAGCTTCCCCGGCGGCACCTATATCTTTGTGAATTCCTTTGCCGCAAACCGTGATCCGGACATCTATCCGGACCCCGACCGGTTCGACATCACCCGCAAGGACGCGCCGGCGGTGTTGACGTTCGGCGGCGGGGTGCACTACTGCCTCGGCGCGAACCTGGCCAGACTGGAGCTGGCCGAAGGGCTGAAGATTTTGGCGCGGCGCATTCCCGACGCCCGCCGCGCCGGACCTGCCCCGTGGAAGCCGATGCTGGGCATGAGTGGACCGACAAGTCTGCCGATAGAGTTCGGCTCGCGACGATGA
- a CDS encoding NAD(P)H-dependent amine dehydrogenase family protein — protein MTYRVIQWTTGNVGTKSVHAIAENSQLELVGCYAWSPDKVGRDVGELCGIKPMGVRATHDVDTLLNLKPDCAVYNPMFADVGEVTRILEAGINVVTTSEFITGHQLGRDRERIVQACARGGSTIFGSGINPGFIQLFAIVTAGISDRVDRICIVESFDTTIYNSPTTEIPMGFGYPIDQPDLPAITEKGSGIFREAVHLIADALGVELDDVRCVAEYAHTTQDLLLPGDWIIKQGCVAGIDVRWKGFLGTREVVEVRGVWTKGQTLDPAWSTNFGYTVTVEGRPTIKSTLSFEPPADFAGESIDDYIMLGLTITAMPAITAIPAVVAAPPGIATYNDLPLLLPRGVLRATERTCT, from the coding sequence ATGACGTATCGCGTCATCCAGTGGACGACCGGCAATGTCGGCACGAAGTCGGTGCACGCGATCGCCGAAAATTCACAGCTGGAACTTGTCGGCTGCTACGCGTGGTCTCCCGACAAGGTCGGGCGCGATGTCGGTGAGCTGTGTGGCATCAAACCCATGGGCGTACGCGCAACCCACGACGTCGACACGCTGCTGAACCTGAAACCCGATTGTGCGGTCTACAACCCGATGTTCGCCGATGTCGGCGAAGTGACCCGCATTCTCGAAGCGGGGATCAACGTCGTGACCACATCGGAGTTCATCACCGGGCATCAATTGGGCCGTGACCGGGAACGAATCGTTCAAGCATGTGCGCGCGGTGGCTCGACCATCTTCGGTAGCGGCATCAACCCGGGTTTCATCCAGCTCTTCGCGATCGTGACGGCCGGTATCTCCGACCGGGTGGACCGCATCTGCATCGTCGAATCCTTTGACACCACTATCTACAACTCTCCCACGACCGAGATCCCGATGGGTTTCGGCTATCCGATCGACCAGCCCGATCTGCCTGCGATCACCGAGAAGGGATCCGGCATCTTCCGCGAGGCGGTGCACCTGATTGCCGACGCCCTCGGGGTCGAACTCGACGACGTCCGCTGTGTTGCCGAATACGCGCACACCACGCAGGATCTGCTGTTGCCCGGTGACTGGATCATCAAACAGGGTTGCGTCGCGGGCATCGATGTTCGCTGGAAGGGATTTCTCGGTACGCGCGAGGTGGTAGAGGTTCGCGGCGTGTGGACCAAGGGCCAAACCCTGGACCCGGCCTGGTCGACGAACTTCGGTTACACCGTCACGGTCGAGGGCCGGCCAACCATCAAGAGCACGTTGAGTTTCGAGCCCCCGGCGGACTTTGCCGGCGAATCGATCGACGACTACATCATGCTCGGCTTGACCATCACGGCCATGCCGGCGATCACCGCGATCCCGGCTGTGGTCGCGGCGCCGCCCGGGATCGCCACGTACAACGACCTGCCCCTGCTGCTTCCGCGCGGCGTCCTGCGCGCAACTGAAAGGACGTGCACATGA
- a CDS encoding CbbQ/NirQ/NorQ/GpvN family protein, with amino-acid sequence MSTDTYFANGNEVQLFEQAYQRRLPVMLTGPTGCGKTRFVEHMGVLLRRPVVTISCHDDLTSSDLVGRFMVTGGDVVWTDGPLTRAVKAGAICYLDEVVEARHDSLAILHSLTDHRRALYLDRADEVVRAPETFMLVCSYNPAYRSSLKELKPSFRQRFVTLGMNYLPADREAEVIVAETGVEMTTAVRLVQCAIAIRTADEAFHFEPPSTRVLVTAAQLIAAGASELDAADACILAPLSSDGAINDGLREVAAARLATSNT; translated from the coding sequence ATGAGCACCGACACGTATTTCGCGAACGGCAACGAAGTTCAGCTCTTCGAACAGGCATACCAGCGGCGCTTGCCGGTCATGCTCACCGGTCCGACGGGGTGCGGCAAGACCAGGTTCGTCGAGCACATGGGCGTGCTGTTGCGCCGCCCCGTGGTCACGATCAGCTGCCACGACGACCTCACCAGCTCGGACCTCGTCGGCCGGTTCATGGTGACCGGTGGTGACGTCGTGTGGACCGATGGCCCGCTGACCCGGGCGGTGAAGGCCGGTGCGATCTGTTACCTGGACGAGGTCGTGGAGGCTCGCCACGACTCGCTGGCGATCCTTCATTCGCTCACCGATCACCGTCGCGCCCTGTATCTGGACCGGGCCGACGAAGTAGTCAGGGCCCCAGAGACATTCATGCTGGTGTGCTCATACAACCCGGCGTACCGCAGCTCCCTCAAGGAACTCAAACCATCCTTCCGTCAGCGGTTCGTCACGCTGGGGATGAATTACCTGCCCGCCGACCGCGAGGCCGAGGTGATCGTCGCCGAGACCGGGGTAGAAATGACGACGGCCGTGCGGCTGGTGCAATGCGCGATCGCCATCCGCACCGCGGACGAGGCGTTTCACTTCGAGCCGCCGTCCACCCGGGTATTGGTCACCGCGGCACAGTTGATCGCCGCGGGCGCAAGCGAATTGGACGCCGCCGACGCCTGCATCCTGGCCCCGCTGAGCAGCGACGGCGCCATCAACGACGGGCTGCGCGAGGTTGCGGCAGCCCGGCTGGCCACCTCGAACACCTGA
- a CDS encoding nitric oxide reductase activation protein NorD → MTDGPDAHAMALERSCAVTAVALSEQRREGARLVTGARRGFGLNTALRFVHIPYPAPPDWTRRTLTCGVALQCSPSKERITEYRLNELSARELRALTLVEAQVALGWMASRWPGLLPEMRRVVPEMDAEDADMTAQEMLNRALELAATGRPLTVPALLGALPLAHTMPQGFTDKLRRSFGRMPWTTTQQRVPRPYSVAVGGDGGVRNPNLPPPSRPQDNDLDITPDHRPGIPYPEWNSWTKSFMRDHVAVLERAHTGLTRQPASISADLRKWFEEHTHRTMKNRLEDGSDLDVEQYVRHYIDTVTGEARQPRIFRDLLPGSRDVTTALLLDGSSSLGVHGGRIFRLELDCADALSRAMNRARERHGIFVFTGNTRHRVEVRCLKDFEDRRFVRPGALGLQTGGYTRLGAPLRHLTSRLLAEPSERRLLIVIGDGLISDEGYEGRYAWADAAHAVEEANDAGVSLYYVGVGPTRVDPLPKVFGPRRSQRIRRIEELPRVLAHVHRELVAA, encoded by the coding sequence ATGACTGACGGCCCCGATGCCCACGCCATGGCGCTGGAACGAAGTTGCGCCGTGACGGCGGTCGCGCTCAGCGAGCAACGCCGCGAAGGCGCCCGGCTCGTTACCGGCGCGCGACGCGGATTTGGGCTCAATACGGCGCTGCGCTTCGTTCACATCCCCTACCCCGCACCGCCCGATTGGACCCGCAGAACGCTGACATGCGGTGTGGCCCTGCAATGTTCGCCGTCGAAAGAGCGCATTACCGAATATCGCTTGAACGAGCTGTCCGCTCGTGAACTGCGCGCGCTCACACTTGTCGAAGCCCAAGTCGCCCTGGGCTGGATGGCGTCCCGTTGGCCGGGACTGTTGCCCGAGATGCGGCGCGTAGTACCGGAGATGGATGCCGAGGACGCTGACATGACCGCCCAGGAGATGCTCAACCGCGCCCTCGAGCTGGCGGCCACGGGGCGGCCGTTGACCGTTCCCGCGCTGCTGGGCGCCTTGCCGCTGGCCCACACCATGCCGCAGGGTTTCACCGACAAGTTGCGACGCAGCTTCGGCCGGATGCCCTGGACCACAACACAGCAGCGCGTGCCGCGGCCGTACTCGGTTGCCGTCGGTGGCGACGGCGGCGTCCGCAATCCGAACCTGCCACCGCCGAGCCGCCCACAGGACAACGACCTCGACATCACGCCGGACCACCGGCCCGGAATTCCGTATCCCGAATGGAACTCGTGGACAAAGAGTTTCATGCGAGATCACGTCGCGGTTCTGGAGCGGGCACACACCGGCCTCACTCGCCAACCCGCCTCCATCTCCGCCGACCTTCGGAAATGGTTCGAAGAACACACTCATCGCACCATGAAGAATCGTCTTGAAGACGGCTCCGATCTGGACGTCGAGCAATACGTCAGGCACTACATCGACACCGTGACGGGCGAGGCGCGCCAACCACGGATTTTCCGTGACCTGCTGCCCGGCAGCCGCGATGTCACCACCGCTTTGCTCCTGGACGGGAGTTCATCGTTGGGAGTGCACGGCGGCCGCATCTTCCGGTTGGAATTAGATTGTGCGGACGCACTTTCGCGCGCGATGAACCGCGCCCGCGAACGCCACGGCATCTTCGTGTTCACCGGCAACACCCGGCACCGAGTCGAAGTCCGCTGCCTGAAGGACTTCGAGGATCGGCGCTTCGTACGGCCGGGCGCTCTCGGGCTGCAGACGGGTGGGTACACCCGACTCGGTGCGCCGCTTCGCCATCTGACGAGCCGGCTGCTCGCGGAGCCGTCCGAGCGACGACTGCTGATCGTCATCGGTGACGGCCTGATATCCGACGAAGGCTACGAGGGCCGCTACGCGTGGGCGGACGCCGCGCACGCCGTCGAGGAGGCCAACGACGCTGGCGTGTCGCTGTACTACGTCGGTGTCGGACCCACTCGGGTCGATCCTCTCCCGAAGGTGTTCGGACCTCGTCGATCCCAGCGCATCCGGCGAATCGAGGAACTCCCGCGGGTGCTGGCCCACGTGCACCGTGAGCTGGTCGCCGCATGA
- a CDS encoding NAD(P)H-dependent amine dehydrogenase family protein: MTRKPPAERKYRVIQWGVGNVGTVALRHFAHNPAYELVGVLCNRPEKVGKDAGELCGKPPTGVLATDDKATIEAIDADCVFYAPLWSDPDEVCRLLRGGKNVVASGGAWWYRTEHSQADIDKIHAACLEGGTSFHAGGINPGFAGDLLVLTLARIVSQIDTIHIYEVVNFGRDTLKYLHEMGMGSDPAGFEDGPNLLGQAWPLFAQSMAMIVEGMGKTVDKYTTEVELGVATRDIAFEGSETSDMPGFKGVIEKGTVARQHHKWTAWVDAKPLVVFHEIYTMDTFDAIEPQEDWPQHYHYRIVIEGDSSTELILQGAQDPDGGYALPGYTWTAMGPANAIPAVCDAAPGFMSHNELGLMPLRGVIRP; this comes from the coding sequence GTGACGCGAAAGCCGCCGGCCGAGCGGAAGTATCGCGTAATTCAATGGGGCGTAGGCAATGTCGGGACAGTGGCGCTGCGACATTTTGCCCACAACCCGGCCTACGAACTGGTCGGAGTGCTCTGCAATCGTCCGGAAAAGGTCGGCAAGGATGCCGGCGAGCTCTGCGGCAAGCCGCCGACCGGAGTGCTGGCGACCGACGACAAGGCGACCATCGAAGCTATTGATGCCGACTGCGTGTTCTACGCGCCACTGTGGTCTGACCCCGATGAAGTCTGCCGCCTGCTGCGCGGTGGGAAGAACGTGGTCGCATCGGGCGGCGCATGGTGGTATCGAACCGAACACAGTCAAGCGGACATCGACAAGATCCACGCCGCGTGCCTGGAGGGCGGTACGTCGTTCCATGCGGGCGGCATCAACCCCGGATTCGCGGGGGACCTGCTCGTTCTGACGCTGGCCCGGATTGTCAGCCAAATCGACACCATCCACATCTACGAAGTCGTGAATTTCGGCAGGGACACCCTGAAGTACCTGCACGAGATGGGGATGGGCAGCGATCCCGCCGGGTTCGAGGACGGCCCGAATCTACTGGGTCAAGCGTGGCCGCTGTTCGCCCAGTCGATGGCAATGATCGTGGAAGGCATGGGCAAGACGGTCGACAAGTACACGACCGAGGTGGAGCTCGGGGTCGCCACGCGTGACATCGCGTTCGAGGGATCCGAGACCAGCGACATGCCGGGCTTCAAGGGCGTGATCGAGAAGGGTACCGTCGCCCGCCAGCATCACAAATGGACGGCGTGGGTGGACGCCAAGCCGCTGGTCGTCTTTCACGAGATCTACACGATGGACACGTTCGATGCGATTGAACCACAAGAGGATTGGCCGCAGCATTATCACTACCGCATCGTGATCGAGGGCGATTCGTCCACCGAGCTGATTCTGCAAGGGGCTCAGGACCCGGACGGTGGCTACGCGTTGCCCGGCTACACCTGGACCGCGATGGGCCCCGCGAATGCGATTCCCGCTGTCTGCGACGCGGCGCCGGGGTTCATGTCCCACAACGAACTGGGACTGATGCCGCTGCGCGGCGTGATACGACCATGA
- a CDS encoding TetR/AcrR family transcriptional regulator, with product MAVTDRVSAREAKRLQTRERLMGASIAEFARAGMAEADVSAIVAAAGVAHGTFFFHFPTKEHVLLELEHREEARIAKQFAQFLKSEHNLASALDEAVRLVVGLEHRLGYLLFNDFLALHFSQTRPPTEDGRDHPLVVLVAQEIALAQERGEADPQVNPMNSAVFFLLGLYALLITTNHWPTGHTLLEDYVARNLRSLRP from the coding sequence ATGGCTGTCACGGATCGGGTGTCTGCGCGAGAAGCCAAGCGCTTACAGACGCGAGAGCGCTTGATGGGCGCCTCAATCGCGGAGTTCGCCCGCGCCGGGATGGCCGAGGCCGACGTCAGTGCGATCGTCGCCGCCGCCGGAGTCGCCCACGGAACCTTCTTCTTCCACTTCCCCACCAAGGAACACGTGCTGCTGGAGCTCGAGCACCGCGAAGAGGCGCGCATTGCCAAACAGTTCGCGCAATTCTTGAAGTCCGAGCACAACCTCGCATCCGCCCTGGACGAGGCGGTTCGCCTGGTGGTCGGATTGGAACATCGACTGGGCTATCTGCTCTTCAATGACTTTCTTGCGCTGCACTTCTCACAAACCCGTCCGCCTACCGAAGACGGCCGGGACCACCCCTTGGTCGTGTTGGTCGCCCAGGAGATCGCGCTGGCTCAAGAACGCGGCGAGGCGGACCCGCAAGTCAATCCCATGAACAGCGCGGTGTTCTTCCTACTCGGGCTCTACGCACTGTTGATCACCACGAACCATTGGCCGACCGGCCACACCCTGCTGGAAGATTACGTCGCCAGGAATTTACGCAGTCTTCGGCCGTGA